The Deinococcus planocerae genome has a segment encoding these proteins:
- a CDS encoding helix-turn-helix domain-containing protein, with product MSLNGSDKVLLEGALYDRPRPGGQPKLNAKQTAILIAETCSAAPNGREKWTMQLLADRLVTLGVVDSISDETVRRRLKKTR from the coding sequence ATGAGCCTGAACGGAAGTGACAAAGTCCTGTTAGAGGGTGCGCTGTACGACCGTCCTCGTCCTGGAGGGCAACCCAAGTTGAATGCGAAGCAGACAGCCATCTTAATTGCAGAGACGTGTTCTGCCGCCCCAAATGGTCGTGAGAAGTGGACGATGCAACTGCTGGCGGATCGTCTCGTCACCTTGGGTGTGGTGGATAGCATCAGTGACGAAACGGTGCGCCGTCGTCTGAAAAAAACGCGCTGA
- a CDS encoding IS630 family transposase, with the protein MRPWQVRSWCVAKVGADFIWRMEEVLDTYAKPYDASFPVICFDEKFYQLLEHLADPLPPAPGVPARVDYEYKRCGTVNLFVAFEPLTGQRTITVTEQRGNAEFTAQMQSLHLRYPEAQKIRLVLDNLSTHSPAALYQHLPPEEARQLVRRFEWVYTPKHASWLNMAELEWAVLQRQCLGQLLGTKEKLVCEIRAWEQERNARSVKVNWQVNASRAREKLGRRYPFRS; encoded by the coding sequence CTGAGACCGTGGCAGGTTCGGAGTTGGTGTGTCGCCAAGGTAGGAGCAGACTTCATATGGCGAATGGAAGAAGTGTTAGACACTTACGCCAAACCCTATGATGCCTCGTTTCCTGTCATCTGCTTCGACGAAAAGTTCTATCAATTGCTGGAACATCTGGCTGACCCACTTCCACCCGCGCCGGGTGTCCCGGCGCGGGTGGACTATGAGTACAAGCGGTGTGGGACGGTGAATCTCTTCGTTGCCTTTGAGCCTTTAACCGGACAACGGACGATTACCGTGACCGAACAACGAGGAAATGCCGAATTCACCGCGCAGATGCAGAGCCTGCATCTGCGCTATCCAGAAGCTCAAAAGATTCGACTGGTCTTGGACAACCTTTCGACCCATTCCCCAGCCGCTTTATACCAACATCTCCCACCTGAAGAAGCGCGGCAGTTAGTCCGGCGTTTTGAATGGGTGTACACACCCAAACATGCCTCCTGGCTCAATATGGCAGAGTTGGAGTGGGCTGTGTTGCAGCGACAGTGTTTAGGACAGCTCCTAGGAACGAAAGAAAAGTTGGTATGTGAGATACGGGCATGGGAACAAGAGCGCAATGCTCGCTCAGTCAAAGTGAACTGGCAAGTTAATGCGAGTCGAGCCCGAGAGAAATTGGGCCGTCGCTATCCGTTCCGCTCTTAG